One segment of Macrotis lagotis isolate mMagLag1 chromosome 1, bilby.v1.9.chrom.fasta, whole genome shotgun sequence DNA contains the following:
- the AHDC1 gene encoding transcription factor Gibbin isoform X1 produces the protein MRVKPQGLVVTSSAVCSSPDYLREPKYYPGGSPSPRPLLPARSPACSPNKAFPRTFPEDPRPPPRGDPGTRRPPLLSKGDDLLPPRPPLPPRPFPHARCPVPGGGGSKRRWGNGRVNLHPVVRLIDIMKDLTRLSQDLQHSGVHLDCGGLRLSRPPAPPPGDLQYSFFSSPSLANSIRSPEERNPTHGKAERPGRALYEAEPEQSGSPEPGQGTSPGAATGLPQEPEPDAPDYSELADADILSELASLACPEAQLLEAQALEPPSPEPEPQLLDQQPRFLDPQVLEPLGEALELPPLQPLADPLGLPGLALQALETLPDALESQLLDPQSLDPLPKLLEAPSHHLESQPPMAGCALTEPLRLDLCPPRGPLGSEGHPKYALRRTDKPKILCRRRKAGRGRKADACPEGRLLPLPMPVGLAAALAEPVPPPPAVVPVPTPEPDTGVPRPLVPTRKGKCRGVRRMVVKMAKIPVSLGRRNKTTYKVSSLSSSLNVEGKELGVRVSTEPTPLLKMKNNGRNVVVVFPPGEMPIILKRKRGRPPKNLLLGPGKPKEPTPEVKKRRRRKQKLASPQPSYAADANDSKADYSDVLAKLAFLNRQSQCAGRCSPPRCWTPSEPESVHQAPDTQSISHFLHRVQGFRRRGGKAGGFGGRGGGHAAKAARCSFSDFFEGIGKKKKVVATPGVGAMGHAELGHPRKRGRVEVDAGGKPKRKRRARKNGTLFPEQTPGGQNFGDGGAEWTGEKGNAWAPHHGHPGSQAGRNCSYQGAEARAFASSGLESGTSGRGGYYGTGTPSAQADLSQERHSLFTGYFRSLLDSDDSSDLLDFALSASRPESRKSSGTYTGPPTSALPAQGRGLAAFPNRGAKANPAVGGGGTGTEPSFQPVLPTRQAFPPGRAAGYGVTPATSDCRATEAFPKLAPPSTVARSPTAHPPAGTYPQYSSYGAGQGVFPPGKPFSGQDCANSKDCSFAYGSGSSLPASPSSAHSAGYAQPTAGPCLPLGKASFFNSSEATPFSGSAPTPLRCDSRASTVSPGGYMVPKSTATPTASSFQPSPENCRQFTGGSQWPFRQGYGGLDWTSEAFSQLYNPGFDCHINEPNVILDISNYTPQKAKQQTAVSETFSESSSDSTQFNQPTGGYRRANSEASSSEGQSSLSSLEKLMMDWNEASSAPGYNWNQTVLFQSSSKPGRGRRKKVDLFEASHLGFSSSSSSSPATASSAYPSKRSTGPRQPRGARGGGACSGKKERGGGAKAKFIPKPQPVNPLFQDSPDLGLDYYSGDSSMSPLPSQSRAFGVGERDQCDYIGPYSMNPSTPSDGTFGQGFHCDSPSLGPPPDLDSKHFPGLAHPLGTPGPQTVFDSGLQKAYSPNCSPTLAFKEDLRPAKLPACEPLKHGLQGTGLSHAAHLSCRDLPLGQTHYDSPSCKGASYWYPPGSAARSPPYEGKAGSGLLADFLGRTEASCLNAPHLTSPPATPKGDKEPLEMVRPPGPPRGGYGCPLLSDLTLSPVPRDSMLQLQDTYRYPGFVPQGHPGLGGAPKSSFLGPMGEPHPEDTFTVTSL, from the coding sequence ATGCGTGTGAAGCCCCAGGGCCTGGTGGTGACCTCCAGCGCCGTGTGCAGCTCGCCCGACTACCTCCGGGAGCCCAAGTACTACCCCGGCGGCTCCCCCAGCCCCCGGCCCCTGCTCCCTGCTCGGTCCCCTGCCTGCTCGCCCAACAAGGCCTTCCCCCGAACCTTCCCCGAGGATCCCCGTCCACCACCCCGAGGGGACCCCGGTACTCGGCGTCCACCGCTCCTCTCCAAGGGGGACGATCTGCTGCCCCCCCGTCCCCCGTTGCCCCCCCGGCCTTTCCCTCACGCCCGCTGTCCTGTGCCTGGCGGGGGGGGCTCCAAGCGCCGCTGGGGCAACGGGCGGGTGAACCTGCACCCAGTGGTGCGGCTGATCGACATCATGAAGGACCTGACGCGGCTGTCCCAGGACCTGCAGCACAGCGGGGTCCACCTGGACTGCGGGGGCCTGCGGCTGAGCCGCCCCCCAGCCCCACCCCCTGGGGATCTTCAATATAGTTTCTTCTCCTCACCCAGCCTGGCCAACAGCATCCGAAGCCCCGAGGAGCGGAACCCCACCCATGGCAAGGCTGAGAGACCCGGGCGAGCTCTCTATGAGGCAGAGCCTGAGCAGAGCGGCAGCCCCGAGCCAGGccagggcaccagccctggagccgcCACTGGCCTCCCCCAAGAACCGGAGCCCGATGCTCCCGACTACTCTGAGCTGGCCGATGCGGACATCCTCAGTGAACTGGCCTCTCTTGCCTGTCCTGAGGCTCAGCTGCTGGAGGCCCAGGCCCTGGAGCCTCCATCCCCTGAACCCGAGCCTCAGCTCCTGGACCAGCAGCCCCGCTTCCTGGACCCCCAGGTACTGGAGCCTCTCGGGGAAGCGCTAGAGTTGCCGCCACTCCAGCCCCTGGCCGACCCACTGGGGTTGCCTGGCCTGGCCCTCCAGGCCCTGGAGACATTGCCAGATGCCCTCGAGTCCCAGCTGCTTGACCCCCAGAGCCTCGACCCCCTGCCTAAGCTGCTTGAGGCCCCAAGCCACCACCTTGAGTCACAGCCACCGATGGCTGGCTGTGCGCTAACTGAGCCCCTGCGGCTGGACCTGTGCCCTCCCCGAGGGCCCCTGGGGTCTGAGGGCCACCCCAAGTACGCCCTGCGGCGGACCGATAAGCCAAAGATTTTGTGCCGCCGTCGCAAGGCGGGCCGGGGCAGGAAGGCAGATGCCTGTCCTGAAGGTCGCCTGCTGCCCCTGCCCATGCCTGTGGGCCTGGCGGCTGCCTTGGCAGAACCTGTGCCACCCCCACCGGCTGTCGTCCCAGTCCCTACCCCAGAGCCGGACACTGGGGTCCCTCGCCCTCTTGTGCCCACCCGGAAGGGCAAGTGTCGAGGAGTGAGGCGGATGGTGGTGAAGATGGCCAAAATCCCCGTATCCCTTGGACGGCGGAACAAAACAACATACAAAGTGTCCTCCCTCAGTAGCAGCCTGAACGTGGAGGGCAAGGAACTGGGGGTGCGGGTGTCAACTGAGCCTACCCCACTCCTGAAGATGAAGAACAATGGACGCAACGTGGTCGTGGTGTTCCCACCTGGTGAGATGCCTATCATCCTGAAGCGCAAGAGGGGCCGCCCCCCTAAGAACCTCCTGCTGGGCCCAGGGAAACCCAAGGAACCCACTCCAGAGGTGAAGAAGCGGAGGAGACGGAAGCAGAAACTGGCCTCGCCTCAGCCCTCCTATGCGGCTGACGCCAATGACAGCAAGGCCGACTACTCAGATGTGCTGGCCAAGCTGGCCTTCCTGAACCGCCAGAGCCAGTGTGCGGGCCGCTGCTCCCCGCCCCGCTGCTGGACCCCCAGCGAGCCCGAGTCAGTGCACCAGGCTCCTGACACCCAGAGCATCTCCCACTTCTTACACCGCGTGCAGGGCTTCCGCCGGCGGGGTGGGAAGGCAGGGGGCTTTGGTGGGCGGGGTGGTGGCCATGCCGCCAAAGCTGCCCGCTGCTCCTTCAGTGACTTCTTTGAGGGcattgggaagaaaaagaaggtggTGGCAACCCCAGGGGTAGGGGCCATGGGCCATGCCGAGCTGGGCCACCCCCGCAAGAGGGGTCGGGTAGAAGTGGATGCGGGAGGGAAGCCCAAGAGGAAAAGACGAGCACGCAAGAATGGGACGCTGTTCCCTGAACAGACCCCTGGGGGTCAGAACTTTGGGGATGGGGGTGCCGAGTGGACTGGGGAGAAGGGCAATGCCTGGGCTCCCCATCACGGACATCCCGGGAGCCAGGCTGGGCGAAACTGTAGCTACCAGGGGGCCGAGGCCCGGGCCTTTGCCTCATCTGGCCTAGAGAGTGGTACCTCTGGCCGAGGTGGGTACTACGGGACGGGTACACCCTCGGCCCAGGCAGACCTCAGCCAGGAGCGCCACAGCCTCTTCACAGGCTATTTCCGTTCCCtgctggactcagatgactcctcAGACCTGCTGGACTTTGCCCTTTCAGCTTCTCGTCCTGAGTCACGCAAGTCGTCAGGCACCTACACGGGGCCCCCCACCAGTGCTCTGCCTGCTCAGGGCAGGGGCCTGGCTGCCTTCCCTAACCGGGGGGCTAAGGCCAACCCAGCAGTTGGTGGGGGTGGCACTGGGACAGAACCATCCTTCCAGCCAGTCCTGCCCACCCGCCAGGCTTTCCCTCCAGGGAGGGCAGCGGGCTATGGGGTGACCCCAGCCACATCAGACTGTCGGGCCACTGAGGCCTTTCCAAAGTTGGCGCCGCCCTCCACTGTGGCTCGTTCACCCACTGCCCACCCACCAGCGGGCACCTACCCCCAGTATAGCAGTTATGGGGCGGGTCAAGGTGTGTTCCCACCAGGGAAACCCTTTTCGGGGCAAGACTGTGCCAACAGCAAGGACTGCAGCTTTGCTTATGGCAGTGGTAGCAGCCTCCCAGCCTCACCCAGCAGCGCCCACAGCGCCGGCTACGCCCAACCCACAGCGGGCCCCTGCCTGCCCTTGGGCAAAGCCTCCTTCTTTAACAGCTCTGAGGCGACTCCTTTCTCTGGCTCGGCCCCCACACCGCTCCGCTGCGACAGTCGGGCCAGCACCGTCTCACCTGGGGGCTACATGGTGCCCAAGAGCACTGCTACCCCCACTGCCTCCTCCTTCCAGCCCTCACCTGAGAACTGTCGGCAGTTCACGGGAGGGTCGCAGTGGCCTTTCCGGCAGGGCTACGGAGGCCTGGATTGGACGTCGGAGGCCTTCAGCCAGCTCTATAACCCTGGCTTTGACTGTCACATCAATGAGCCCAATGTGATCCTGGACATCTCCAACTACACCCCACAGAAGGCCAAGCAGCAGACCGCCGTGTCTGAGACCTTCTCTGAGTCGTCCTCTGACAGCACCCAGTTCAACCAGCCCACGGGTGGCTACCGACGGGCCAACAGTGAGGCCTCCTCCAGCGAGGGCCAGTCTAGCCTCTCGAGCCTGGAGAAGCTGATGATGGATTGGAATGAGGCGTCATCTGCACCTGGCTACAATTGGAACCAGACTGTCCTTTTCCAGAGTAGCTCTAAGCCCGGCCGGGGCCGGCGGAAGAAGGTGGACCTGTTTGAGGCCTCCCACTTGGGTTTCTCCTCTTCGTCCTCCTCATCCCCAGCCACAGCCTCCTCGGCCTATCCGTCCAAGCGGAGCACTGGACCACGGCAGccccggggggcccgggggggTGGGGCCTGTTCGGGGAAGAAGGAGCGGGGTGGTGGGGCAAAGGCCAAGTTCATCCCCAAGCCACAGCCAGTTAACCCCCTGTTCCAGGACAGCCCAGACCTGGGCCTGGACTACTACAGTGGGGACAGCAGTATGTCGCCTTTGCCCTCGCAGTCTCGGGCTTttggggttggggagagggaTCAGTGTGACTATATTGGGCCCTACTCTATGAACCCATCCACACCGTCGGATGGCACCTTCGGGCAGGGGTTCCATTGTGACTCGCCCAGCCTGGGCCCTCCCCCGGACTTGGACAGCAAACATTTCCCTGGCCTCGCCCACCCTCTGGGAACACCAGGCCCACAGACAGTGTTTGATTCGGGTCTCCAGAAGGCCTATTCCCCCAACTGCTCGCCGACACTGGCCTTCAAAGAGGACCTGCGGCCAGCCAAGCTGCCCGCCTGCGAGCCACTTAAGCATGGCCTTCAAGGCACCGGCCTAAGCCATGCCGCGCACCTGAGCTGCCGGGACCTGCCCCTCGGCCAGACCCACTACGACTCGCCCAGCTGCAAAGGTGCCAGCTATTGGTACCCACCGGGCTCAGCCGCGCGCAGCCCACCATACGAGGGCAAGGCTGGGTCGGGGCTGCTGGCTGACTTCCTGGGCAGGACGGAGGCCTCGTGCCTCAATGCCCCGCACCTCACCAGCCCCCCAGCCACACCCAAGGGGGACAAGGAACCACTGGAGATGGTGCGGCCCCCTGGTCCCCCCCGAGGGGGCTACGGCTGCCCTCTCCTAAGTGACTTGACCCTGTCACCTGTGCCGAGGGACTCCATGCTGCAGTTGCAGGACACATACAGGTACCCCGGCTTTGTGCCCCAGGGCCACCCTGGCCTGGGGGGTGCCCCGAAGAGCAGCTTCCTGGGGCCTATGGGGGAGCCACACCCTGAGGACACTTTCACCGTCACCTCCCTGTAG
- the AHDC1 gene encoding transcription factor Gibbin isoform X2, whose translation MRVKPQGLVVTSSAVCSSPDYLREPNLANSIRSPEERNPTHGKAERPGRALYEAEPEQSGSPEPGQGTSPGAATGLPQEPEPDAPDYSELADADILSELASLACPEAQLLEAQALEPPSPEPEPQLLDQQPRFLDPQVLEPLGEALELPPLQPLADPLGLPGLALQALETLPDALESQLLDPQSLDPLPKLLEAPSHHLESQPPMAGCALTEPLRLDLCPPRGPLGSEGHPKYALRRTDKPKILCRRRKAGRGRKADACPEGRLLPLPMPVGLAAALAEPVPPPPAVVPVPTPEPDTGVPRPLVPTRKGKCRGVRRMVVKMAKIPVSLGRRNKTTYKVSSLSSSLNVEGKELGVRVSTEPTPLLKMKNNGRNVVVVFPPGEMPIILKRKRGRPPKNLLLGPGKPKEPTPEVKKRRRRKQKLASPQPSYAADANDSKADYSDVLAKLAFLNRQSQCAGRCSPPRCWTPSEPESVHQAPDTQSISHFLHRVQGFRRRGGKAGGFGGRGGGHAAKAARCSFSDFFEGIGKKKKVVATPGVGAMGHAELGHPRKRGRVEVDAGGKPKRKRRARKNGTLFPEQTPGGQNFGDGGAEWTGEKGNAWAPHHGHPGSQAGRNCSYQGAEARAFASSGLESGTSGRGGYYGTGTPSAQADLSQERHSLFTGYFRSLLDSDDSSDLLDFALSASRPESRKSSGTYTGPPTSALPAQGRGLAAFPNRGAKANPAVGGGGTGTEPSFQPVLPTRQAFPPGRAAGYGVTPATSDCRATEAFPKLAPPSTVARSPTAHPPAGTYPQYSSYGAGQGVFPPGKPFSGQDCANSKDCSFAYGSGSSLPASPSSAHSAGYAQPTAGPCLPLGKASFFNSSEATPFSGSAPTPLRCDSRASTVSPGGYMVPKSTATPTASSFQPSPENCRQFTGGSQWPFRQGYGGLDWTSEAFSQLYNPGFDCHINEPNVILDISNYTPQKAKQQTAVSETFSESSSDSTQFNQPTGGYRRANSEASSSEGQSSLSSLEKLMMDWNEASSAPGYNWNQTVLFQSSSKPGRGRRKKVDLFEASHLGFSSSSSSSPATASSAYPSKRSTGPRQPRGARGGGACSGKKERGGGAKAKFIPKPQPVNPLFQDSPDLGLDYYSGDSSMSPLPSQSRAFGVGERDQCDYIGPYSMNPSTPSDGTFGQGFHCDSPSLGPPPDLDSKHFPGLAHPLGTPGPQTVFDSGLQKAYSPNCSPTLAFKEDLRPAKLPACEPLKHGLQGTGLSHAAHLSCRDLPLGQTHYDSPSCKGASYWYPPGSAARSPPYEGKAGSGLLADFLGRTEASCLNAPHLTSPPATPKGDKEPLEMVRPPGPPRGGYGCPLLSDLTLSPVPRDSMLQLQDTYRYPGFVPQGHPGLGGAPKSSFLGPMGEPHPEDTFTVTSL comes from the exons ATGCGTGTGAAGCCCCAGGGCCTGGTGGTGACCTCCAGCGCCGTGTGCAGCTCGCCCGACTACCTCCGGGAGCCCAA CCTGGCCAACAGCATCCGAAGCCCCGAGGAGCGGAACCCCACCCATGGCAAGGCTGAGAGACCCGGGCGAGCTCTCTATGAGGCAGAGCCTGAGCAGAGCGGCAGCCCCGAGCCAGGccagggcaccagccctggagccgcCACTGGCCTCCCCCAAGAACCGGAGCCCGATGCTCCCGACTACTCTGAGCTGGCCGATGCGGACATCCTCAGTGAACTGGCCTCTCTTGCCTGTCCTGAGGCTCAGCTGCTGGAGGCCCAGGCCCTGGAGCCTCCATCCCCTGAACCCGAGCCTCAGCTCCTGGACCAGCAGCCCCGCTTCCTGGACCCCCAGGTACTGGAGCCTCTCGGGGAAGCGCTAGAGTTGCCGCCACTCCAGCCCCTGGCCGACCCACTGGGGTTGCCTGGCCTGGCCCTCCAGGCCCTGGAGACATTGCCAGATGCCCTCGAGTCCCAGCTGCTTGACCCCCAGAGCCTCGACCCCCTGCCTAAGCTGCTTGAGGCCCCAAGCCACCACCTTGAGTCACAGCCACCGATGGCTGGCTGTGCGCTAACTGAGCCCCTGCGGCTGGACCTGTGCCCTCCCCGAGGGCCCCTGGGGTCTGAGGGCCACCCCAAGTACGCCCTGCGGCGGACCGATAAGCCAAAGATTTTGTGCCGCCGTCGCAAGGCGGGCCGGGGCAGGAAGGCAGATGCCTGTCCTGAAGGTCGCCTGCTGCCCCTGCCCATGCCTGTGGGCCTGGCGGCTGCCTTGGCAGAACCTGTGCCACCCCCACCGGCTGTCGTCCCAGTCCCTACCCCAGAGCCGGACACTGGGGTCCCTCGCCCTCTTGTGCCCACCCGGAAGGGCAAGTGTCGAGGAGTGAGGCGGATGGTGGTGAAGATGGCCAAAATCCCCGTATCCCTTGGACGGCGGAACAAAACAACATACAAAGTGTCCTCCCTCAGTAGCAGCCTGAACGTGGAGGGCAAGGAACTGGGGGTGCGGGTGTCAACTGAGCCTACCCCACTCCTGAAGATGAAGAACAATGGACGCAACGTGGTCGTGGTGTTCCCACCTGGTGAGATGCCTATCATCCTGAAGCGCAAGAGGGGCCGCCCCCCTAAGAACCTCCTGCTGGGCCCAGGGAAACCCAAGGAACCCACTCCAGAGGTGAAGAAGCGGAGGAGACGGAAGCAGAAACTGGCCTCGCCTCAGCCCTCCTATGCGGCTGACGCCAATGACAGCAAGGCCGACTACTCAGATGTGCTGGCCAAGCTGGCCTTCCTGAACCGCCAGAGCCAGTGTGCGGGCCGCTGCTCCCCGCCCCGCTGCTGGACCCCCAGCGAGCCCGAGTCAGTGCACCAGGCTCCTGACACCCAGAGCATCTCCCACTTCTTACACCGCGTGCAGGGCTTCCGCCGGCGGGGTGGGAAGGCAGGGGGCTTTGGTGGGCGGGGTGGTGGCCATGCCGCCAAAGCTGCCCGCTGCTCCTTCAGTGACTTCTTTGAGGGcattgggaagaaaaagaaggtggTGGCAACCCCAGGGGTAGGGGCCATGGGCCATGCCGAGCTGGGCCACCCCCGCAAGAGGGGTCGGGTAGAAGTGGATGCGGGAGGGAAGCCCAAGAGGAAAAGACGAGCACGCAAGAATGGGACGCTGTTCCCTGAACAGACCCCTGGGGGTCAGAACTTTGGGGATGGGGGTGCCGAGTGGACTGGGGAGAAGGGCAATGCCTGGGCTCCCCATCACGGACATCCCGGGAGCCAGGCTGGGCGAAACTGTAGCTACCAGGGGGCCGAGGCCCGGGCCTTTGCCTCATCTGGCCTAGAGAGTGGTACCTCTGGCCGAGGTGGGTACTACGGGACGGGTACACCCTCGGCCCAGGCAGACCTCAGCCAGGAGCGCCACAGCCTCTTCACAGGCTATTTCCGTTCCCtgctggactcagatgactcctcAGACCTGCTGGACTTTGCCCTTTCAGCTTCTCGTCCTGAGTCACGCAAGTCGTCAGGCACCTACACGGGGCCCCCCACCAGTGCTCTGCCTGCTCAGGGCAGGGGCCTGGCTGCCTTCCCTAACCGGGGGGCTAAGGCCAACCCAGCAGTTGGTGGGGGTGGCACTGGGACAGAACCATCCTTCCAGCCAGTCCTGCCCACCCGCCAGGCTTTCCCTCCAGGGAGGGCAGCGGGCTATGGGGTGACCCCAGCCACATCAGACTGTCGGGCCACTGAGGCCTTTCCAAAGTTGGCGCCGCCCTCCACTGTGGCTCGTTCACCCACTGCCCACCCACCAGCGGGCACCTACCCCCAGTATAGCAGTTATGGGGCGGGTCAAGGTGTGTTCCCACCAGGGAAACCCTTTTCGGGGCAAGACTGTGCCAACAGCAAGGACTGCAGCTTTGCTTATGGCAGTGGTAGCAGCCTCCCAGCCTCACCCAGCAGCGCCCACAGCGCCGGCTACGCCCAACCCACAGCGGGCCCCTGCCTGCCCTTGGGCAAAGCCTCCTTCTTTAACAGCTCTGAGGCGACTCCTTTCTCTGGCTCGGCCCCCACACCGCTCCGCTGCGACAGTCGGGCCAGCACCGTCTCACCTGGGGGCTACATGGTGCCCAAGAGCACTGCTACCCCCACTGCCTCCTCCTTCCAGCCCTCACCTGAGAACTGTCGGCAGTTCACGGGAGGGTCGCAGTGGCCTTTCCGGCAGGGCTACGGAGGCCTGGATTGGACGTCGGAGGCCTTCAGCCAGCTCTATAACCCTGGCTTTGACTGTCACATCAATGAGCCCAATGTGATCCTGGACATCTCCAACTACACCCCACAGAAGGCCAAGCAGCAGACCGCCGTGTCTGAGACCTTCTCTGAGTCGTCCTCTGACAGCACCCAGTTCAACCAGCCCACGGGTGGCTACCGACGGGCCAACAGTGAGGCCTCCTCCAGCGAGGGCCAGTCTAGCCTCTCGAGCCTGGAGAAGCTGATGATGGATTGGAATGAGGCGTCATCTGCACCTGGCTACAATTGGAACCAGACTGTCCTTTTCCAGAGTAGCTCTAAGCCCGGCCGGGGCCGGCGGAAGAAGGTGGACCTGTTTGAGGCCTCCCACTTGGGTTTCTCCTCTTCGTCCTCCTCATCCCCAGCCACAGCCTCCTCGGCCTATCCGTCCAAGCGGAGCACTGGACCACGGCAGccccggggggcccgggggggTGGGGCCTGTTCGGGGAAGAAGGAGCGGGGTGGTGGGGCAAAGGCCAAGTTCATCCCCAAGCCACAGCCAGTTAACCCCCTGTTCCAGGACAGCCCAGACCTGGGCCTGGACTACTACAGTGGGGACAGCAGTATGTCGCCTTTGCCCTCGCAGTCTCGGGCTTttggggttggggagagggaTCAGTGTGACTATATTGGGCCCTACTCTATGAACCCATCCACACCGTCGGATGGCACCTTCGGGCAGGGGTTCCATTGTGACTCGCCCAGCCTGGGCCCTCCCCCGGACTTGGACAGCAAACATTTCCCTGGCCTCGCCCACCCTCTGGGAACACCAGGCCCACAGACAGTGTTTGATTCGGGTCTCCAGAAGGCCTATTCCCCCAACTGCTCGCCGACACTGGCCTTCAAAGAGGACCTGCGGCCAGCCAAGCTGCCCGCCTGCGAGCCACTTAAGCATGGCCTTCAAGGCACCGGCCTAAGCCATGCCGCGCACCTGAGCTGCCGGGACCTGCCCCTCGGCCAGACCCACTACGACTCGCCCAGCTGCAAAGGTGCCAGCTATTGGTACCCACCGGGCTCAGCCGCGCGCAGCCCACCATACGAGGGCAAGGCTGGGTCGGGGCTGCTGGCTGACTTCCTGGGCAGGACGGAGGCCTCGTGCCTCAATGCCCCGCACCTCACCAGCCCCCCAGCCACACCCAAGGGGGACAAGGAACCACTGGAGATGGTGCGGCCCCCTGGTCCCCCCCGAGGGGGCTACGGCTGCCCTCTCCTAAGTGACTTGACCCTGTCACCTGTGCCGAGGGACTCCATGCTGCAGTTGCAGGACACATACAGGTACCCCGGCTTTGTGCCCCAGGGCCACCCTGGCCTGGGGGGTGCCCCGAAGAGCAGCTTCCTGGGGCCTATGGGGGAGCCACACCCTGAGGACACTTTCACCGTCACCTCCCTGTAG